Proteins encoded in a region of the Neoarius graeffei isolate fNeoGra1 chromosome 3, fNeoGra1.pri, whole genome shotgun sequence genome:
- the rhov gene encoding rho-related GTP-binding protein RhoV — translation MPPQMDYFYQDVRVPPVYVEQGHEHAQEHAHESDPESVISCMLVGDGAVGKTSMIISYTNNGYPTDYKQTAFDVFSGQVQVDGEPVRIQLMDTAGQEEFDGFRSLSYAHTDVFLLCFSVVNPTSFENITKKWIPEIRSCNPTSPIILVGTQSDLLLDVNVLIDLDRYKVKPVLSSRARSLAEKIRATEYVECSALTQKNLKEAFDAAIFAAIKHKARKAKKTRLSDRRAKAFSKCSWKKFFCFI, via the exons ATGCCACCCCAAATGGATTATTTCTACCAAGATGTCCGAGTTCCGCCAGTGTATGTGGAGCAGGGGCACGAGCATGCGCAGGAGCACGCGCATGAGTCGGACCCGGAGTCAGTGATCAGCTGCATGCTGGTGGGAGATGGAGCTGTGGGCAAAACCAGTATGATCATCAGCTACACCAATAACGGATACCCCACTGACTACAAACAGACCGCTTTCGACGTGttctcag GACAAGTCCAGGTTGATGGAGAACCTGTCCGGATCCAGCTGATGGACACAGCTGGACAG GAGGAGTTTGACGGCTTCCGCTCGCTGTCATATGCCCATACGGATGTCTTCCTGCTTTGCTTCAGCGTCGTCAACCCGACGTCCTTCGAAAACATCACGAAGAAATGGATCCCGGAGATCCGCTCGTGCAACCCGACGTCTCCCATCATCCTGGTCGGGACTCAGTCGGATCTTCTGCTGGATGTCAATGTTCTGATCGACCTGGACCGGTACAAGGTGAAGCCCGTGCTCAGTTCTCGGGCTCGGAGCCTGGCTGAGAAGATCCGGGCCACGGAGTACGTTGAGTGCTCGGCTCTGACGCAGAAGAACCTGAAGGAGGCTTTTGACGCCGCCATTTTCGCAGCCATCAAACACAAGGCCAGGAAGGCCAAGAAGACGAGACTGTCCGACAGGCGCGCGAAAGCTTTTTCCAAATGCAGCTGGAAAAAATTCTTCTGCTTCATCTGA